The Bacteroidota bacterium genome segment CATCAAATCAAAAGGCAGTACAGATTTTATTTATTGCGAAAATGGGTTTTACGACACGAAAAAAGACGTGTGCCAGTTTCAGCGTAACGCTTACATCATTACTGATTCGCAGGAACTGAAAGGTGATAGTTTATGGTATGATCGCAAAAACGGGCTTGGGAAAGCGATTGGTAATGTAAAACTAACAGATACTACTCAAAACATTGTCATTACCGGCGGATTAGCTACTCACAATGAGCGCACCAACACTTCGGTTGTATCGAAAGAGGCGCTTTTCATACAATTATTTGACAAAGACTCACTCTTTCTGCATGCCGATACGCTGAAAACGATAACTGTTGACCGCCCCAAAGGCGACACGGTGTCGGACAATGAGCGGAAGGTATTTGCGTATCGCGGTGTGCGCTTTTATAAAACCGATTTGCAGGGGCGTTGTGATTCACTTTCGTGGACATCGGCCGACAGTACAATGCGGCTTTTCGGCGATCCGGTGCTTTGGTCGGGCGGCAACCAGCTAACGGCTGAGCGGGTTTATATTATTACGGTAAAAGGCGAAGTAAAGCGGCTGGAGCTTGAAAACCTCGCCTTCATTGCCTCACGCGATGACAGCAGCCGTTTTAATCAGATACGCGGCAAATACATGACCGGTTATTTTCAAGACAACCAGCTGGTGCGCATTGATGTGCGCGGCAACGGGCAAACACTTTACTATGCACGTGATCAGGGCCTGCTGGTAGGCGTAAACCGTGCCGACTGCAGCCGTTTGCGTATTGAAGTGAAAGAAAGCAAAGTAATCGGTATCAGCTTTTACGACAAGCCGGATGCGTCTTTGTTTCCACCCCTTGATTTACCTCCGCGTCAGGCGTTGCTTAAAGACTTTCGCTGGCGCGAAAGTGAGCAGCCGACCTCTGTGCGTGATTTATTTAAATAATAGTTTGAATTGCCTTTGGGAACAATTCTTATCAATCCATTCAAATTGAATCATGAATACGATGCTTCCTTTATTTCAGGTATGTTTCCGTAAAAAAAACGCCTACCTGAATTTATTTAACATAGCAAAATGAACTTCAGTTAATTAAAATCTTTTTCTGAAACAACCGGTTTCCAGTTATTGTCTTTTTGAAAGCCAGAGGCAACTGCGGGTTCATAGAAATTAATCTTATGTGCGGAACTATCAGGAGTAAAAATCCATAGCTGTTCCTCACGCAACCAATCTTCTTTAAGTAATTCAGGATTTTCACGAAGCACCTCAGCCCAGATCGGACTGGCACAATATTCACAACTTATTCCTTCTGGTTTTACCGCTTTATATCCACAAATTTCGCATGTGAGAAATTTCGGTTTCTGAAAATTATCAATCAGTATTACCCCTGTAAAACAGGTTGGTATCAAGATCAGCAATATGATAATTTTAAACCATGCAGGTTTGGACTTGACGACTTGCCAAATTCCGAAACCAATTGCAGCCCCTATCACACCCAGTATAACTCCATAAAGCACGGAAATTTTGCGATCGTCGTCCAAACGTGTGGCCAGTGTGCTGCACAAAGTCATAGGAACACCAGAAAACAAAGCAATCCAGAGTCGATCCCGTGAATTGTAAGTATTGTTAGTTTCAAAGACCATATCCAGAAAATGTCTTTAGAAAATTTTGCCGAAATTATTTCTTGAATCCGTTCAGAATTTCCTTCAGCACTTTACCGCGCACACCCATTTTGGCCAGTTTGTTATCGTCAGCATCAGGATACACTCTGTTGCTGAGGAACACAAACACGATTCCGGTTTCGGGATCGGCCCAGGCCTGAGTGCCTGTGAAACCCTGATGGCCGAAGCTGCGCAGCGAAATACCATCGCAGGCTGGCACAAACGTTTCGGGATCGGGTTTATCGAACCCAAGCCCTCGCCGGTTGCCGCTGAACGGTGCGCTGGTGAACTGATCAATTGTTGTTTGCTGAAAGTAACGTTGTCCGCCGTAGGTGCCGCCATTGAGGAAAAGCTGCATCATTACGCCTACATCGTTGGCATTGCTGAACACGCCTGCATGGCCACCAATGCCGCCCTGCATGGCCGCAGCCGGGTCATGCACATCGCCCTGAATCAATTGTCGGCGAAACTTCACGTCGTTTTCAGTAGGCGCACAACGGCTGGCCGGGAAACGCAGTCCGGGCTGGTAGCCCATAGTAGGCAGGCCAAGCGGACGATAGAAATTGGCGTTCACATAGTCGGTAAGCAGCATCTGTTCCTGCTTTTCAATAATACGTTTCAAAAAGAAAAAGCAGAGATCGCTGTACTTGTAAGTGATACCCGCACTCATTCCCGAATTCACCACTTCCTGATACATGGTATCGAGGTAGTTGTATTTCATAAAAATGCCGGGCGCTACATAAATCGGGAATGAATCGGAATATACATTGCTGTAAATGGAACGTTTACGCACGCCGTTTTTGTCAACCGTTTTTGTCCAGAACGGAAGCCACGCTTCAAGTCCGGCATAATGCGCCATCATATTCCGGATAACGATGCGGCCTTTATTGGTGTTTTTGAGTTCTGGCAGATACACGCTCAGCGTACTGTCCACACTTAACTTACCACGTTCCTGCTGGCGCATTACGGCGGGTGTTGTGGCCATGATTTTAGTCACTGAAGCGATGTCGTACAAATCCGTATTATTCACTTTACGTTTTTGCGCATACGTGAAATGGCCGTATGATTTATGCAGGAACACCTTTCCGTCTTTAGCGGCAAAGAGTTGTCCGCCGGGGAATGCTTTTTTCTCAATGGCATCGGCCATAATGGAGTCGATACGAGAAAGCGCTTTGCGGCTGAATCCGACGGCCTCGGCGGTCACGTATGCAAAACGTTCGGGAGCCGGAGTAGCCATGCCGGTGCCCAGTGCCCAGCCTTTGAGTGTAA includes the following:
- a CDS encoding organic solvent tolerance protein OstA, coding for MRHTHSGTEIVKSSGMKTLLLFAFMLFATWLQAQPIATTNSKQIAVRNAESLIGDQRLGYQRLLGNVQFEHQGTLMFCDSAHLRSQGNTLEAYGHVHIQQGDSVHIYGDLLKYDGNSRIANMRRNVRLTDRDMVLTTDSAAYDMNTKIARYVSGAKIVSRENTLNSQIGTYSTETKTLTFKKNVVLNNPRYVMNCDTLRYQPDTKVAYFLGPTTIKSKGSTDFIYCENGFYDTKKDVCQFQRNAYIITDSQELKGDSLWYDRKNGLGKAIGNVKLTDTTQNIVITGGLATHNERTNTSVVSKEALFIQLFDKDSLFLHADTLKTITVDRPKGDTVSDNERKVFAYRGVRFYKTDLQGRCDSLSWTSADSTMRLFGDPVLWSGGNQLTAERVYIITVKGEVKRLELENLAFIASRDDSSRFNQIRGKYMTGYFQDNQLVRIDVRGNGQTLYYARDQGLLVGVNRADCSRLRIEVKESKVIGISFYDKPDASLFPPLDLPPRQALLKDFRWRESEQPTSVRDLFK